Proteins encoded within one genomic window of Kibdelosporangium phytohabitans:
- a CDS encoding DUF397 domain-containing protein, whose translation MAPDLGNARWRKSSRSGGNGGQCVEVALVDGAIAVRDSKDPTGPALIFRGDHQVSKLFGHKTNS comes from the coding sequence ATGGCCCCGGACCTGGGAAACGCGCGTTGGCGCAAGTCCAGCAGAAGCGGAGGCAACGGAGGTCAGTGCGTTGAAGTCGCTCTCGTTGACGGCGCTATCGCCGTCCGCGACTCCAAAGACCCGACCGGGCCAGCATTGATCTTCCGTGGAGATCATCAGGTATCCAAGCTGTTCGGGCACAAGACAAACAGCTGA
- a CDS encoding helix-turn-helix domain-containing protein produces the protein MAKPINPTMPKRQLGLALAKLRDQAGASREDAAEVIECSPSKISRIEHGQVGVRAAELTLLLDLYSVAGAEREALEALGRETRQRRPRTTFGKAMPEWFRRYVGLEEAASEIRTYDSELVTGLAQTPNYARALIVASPLHNPPDVDRLVEARIARQQATITAEKPCQLWAVMTEGVIRTAVGGPDVMRAQLQHILELGELPHVTIQIMPFSAGAHAASGFPFSLLRFPDEGERDAEPTDVVYLEELSSAALLDRPDDEQRQQYVTVWNHLVERALSPTDSHRLVDTVRREL, from the coding sequence ATGGCGAAGCCGATCAACCCGACGATGCCGAAACGCCAGCTCGGCCTGGCACTCGCCAAGTTGCGCGACCAGGCTGGAGCATCCCGCGAAGATGCGGCGGAAGTGATCGAGTGCTCACCGTCCAAGATCAGCCGCATTGAACACGGCCAAGTCGGAGTCCGAGCAGCCGAGTTGACGCTCCTTCTCGACCTCTACAGCGTGGCAGGTGCCGAACGCGAAGCGCTCGAAGCCCTTGGCCGAGAGACTCGGCAGCGTCGCCCGCGGACCACCTTCGGCAAGGCTATGCCGGAGTGGTTTCGGCGATACGTCGGGCTGGAAGAGGCCGCCTCCGAGATCCGGACCTACGACAGCGAACTCGTCACCGGACTTGCGCAGACGCCGAACTACGCGCGTGCTCTGATCGTTGCCAGTCCGCTGCACAACCCACCGGACGTCGATCGCCTGGTCGAAGCACGAATCGCGCGGCAACAAGCGACCATCACTGCGGAGAAGCCTTGTCAGCTGTGGGCTGTGATGACCGAGGGCGTCATCCGGACCGCGGTCGGCGGGCCTGACGTGATGCGCGCACAGCTCCAACACATCCTGGAGCTGGGAGAACTCCCGCACGTCACGATCCAGATCATGCCTTTCTCAGCCGGTGCCCACGCCGCCAGCGGCTTCCCGTTCTCCTTACTGCGGTTCCCGGATGAGGGTGAACGCGACGCCGAGCCGACCGACGTCGTCTACCTGGAAGAACTCAGCTCCGCTGCGCTGCTCGATCGACCAGACGACGAGCAGCGCCAGCAGTACGTGACCGTGTGGAATCACCTGGTCGAACGCGCTCTGTCTCCGACGGACTCACACCGCCTGGTCGATACTGTGAGGCGGGAACTGTGA
- a CDS encoding site-specific integrase, whose translation METDHRWYPLLREWRRGLKADNKSSRTIGNYDESARLFAAWLDELPEPPDEPAHITTTMIREWIGHLLDTRAPSTANTRYRHLQQWFKWLVIEQEIDNHPMATMKPPEIPPTPVPVVKDDVWERLLDSCKGRDFISRRDHAIIRLLADSGPRLSEVAFLNVDDLDFDLDVAQVIGKGNKPRAVPFGAKTGQALSRYLRVRANDRWADHQRLWLSEKGKGPLTPNGIKLMLRRRGKALGIDVEIGRNVHAHLGRHAAAHAYKKAGASKEDMKRIFGWTTDAMVEHYAESEADERAIETARRLRVGDRLR comes from the coding sequence ATGGAGACAGACCATCGCTGGTACCCGCTCCTGCGCGAGTGGCGACGCGGGCTTAAAGCCGACAACAAGAGCTCGCGGACGATCGGCAACTACGACGAGTCCGCCCGGCTGTTCGCGGCATGGCTCGACGAACTACCCGAGCCACCCGACGAGCCAGCACACATCACCACCACCATGATCCGCGAGTGGATCGGACATCTGCTCGACACGCGGGCGCCCAGCACAGCCAACACCCGGTACCGCCACCTTCAGCAGTGGTTCAAGTGGCTGGTCATCGAACAAGAGATCGACAACCACCCCATGGCCACGATGAAGCCACCCGAGATCCCGCCGACGCCCGTGCCAGTCGTCAAGGACGACGTTTGGGAGCGGCTGCTCGACAGCTGCAAGGGGCGCGACTTCATCTCACGTCGAGACCACGCGATCATCCGGCTACTCGCCGACAGCGGACCACGCCTGTCAGAGGTGGCGTTCCTCAACGTCGACGACCTCGACTTCGATCTCGACGTTGCACAGGTGATCGGCAAGGGCAACAAGCCCCGCGCCGTTCCGTTCGGCGCGAAAACCGGTCAGGCCCTATCCAGGTACCTACGCGTCCGTGCGAACGACAGATGGGCTGACCACCAACGGCTATGGCTGTCCGAGAAGGGCAAAGGGCCACTGACACCCAACGGGATCAAGCTCATGCTGCGTCGACGTGGCAAGGCGCTCGGCATCGACGTGGAGATCGGCCGCAATGTGCACGCGCACCTGGGCCGTCACGCCGCTGCCCACGCGTACAAGAAGGCCGGAGCCAGCAAGGAGGACATGAAGAGGATCTTCGGCTGGACCACCGACGCGATGGTCGAGCACTACGCTGAGTCCGAAGCGGACGAACGCGCCATCGAAACCGCCCGGCGCCTGAGGGTCGGCGACCGACTCAGGTAA
- a CDS encoding peroxiredoxin, giving the protein MAVEVGSKAPDFTLNDYNKQQVALSSFQGEKNVLLVFYPFAFSGICQGELCQVRDELATYENADVQVLGVSVDSPFALKAWADQQGYTFPLLSDFWPHGEVAQAYGVFNDKAGLALRGTFLIDKEGTVRYTEVNQPGEPRDQEAWKKALANLA; this is encoded by the coding sequence ATGGCGGTCGAGGTCGGTTCGAAGGCCCCGGACTTCACACTCAACGACTACAACAAGCAGCAGGTGGCACTCTCGTCCTTCCAGGGCGAGAAGAACGTGCTGCTGGTGTTCTACCCCTTCGCGTTCAGCGGCATCTGCCAGGGCGAGCTCTGCCAGGTGCGCGACGAACTGGCGACCTACGAGAACGCGGACGTGCAGGTCCTCGGCGTGTCCGTGGACAGCCCCTTCGCCCTCAAAGCATGGGCCGACCAGCAGGGATACACCTTCCCCCTGCTGTCGGACTTCTGGCCGCACGGCGAAGTGGCGCAGGCCTACGGCGTGTTCAACGACAAGGCCGGCCTGGCCCTGCGCGGAACCTTCCTGATCGACAAAGAGGGAACGGTCCGCTACACGGAGGTCAACCAGCCAGGAGAGCCCCGTGACCAGGAGGCATGGAAGAAAGCACTGGCCAACCTGGCATGA
- a CDS encoding DUF3052 domain-containing protein has translation MVAAGDAGKAGVAEKLGIEPGIVVQEIGWDEDVDDDVRAAIEERSGSDLLDEDADEVVDVILLWWREDDGDLADTLLDVRSPLADTGTIWVMTPKTGRDGHVEPSEIAEAVSTAGMAQTSNISVGDDWTGTRLVSPKSANTRR, from the coding sequence GTGGTGGCCGCGGGAGACGCCGGTAAAGCAGGCGTCGCCGAGAAGCTTGGGATCGAACCAGGCATTGTCGTCCAGGAGATCGGCTGGGACGAGGACGTCGATGACGACGTGCGTGCCGCCATCGAGGAACGCAGCGGAAGCGACCTGCTGGACGAGGACGCCGACGAGGTGGTCGACGTCATTCTGCTGTGGTGGCGAGAAGACGACGGCGACCTCGCCGACACGCTCCTCGATGTGCGCAGTCCGCTCGCCGACACCGGGACGATCTGGGTGATGACACCGAAGACCGGGCGAGACGGGCACGTCGAACCCAGTGAGATCGCCGAGGCGGTGTCGACGGCGGGCATGGCCCAGACGTCGAACATCAGCGTCGGTGACGACTGGACAGGCACGAGGCTGGTCTCGCCGAAGTCCGCGAACACCCGCCGCTGA
- the aceE gene encoding pyruvate dehydrogenase (acetyl-transferring), homodimeric type, with the protein MAPQSNSNNRVHVIRDGLAAHLPDIDPEETSEWLESFDAVLKDGGQQRARYLMLRLLERAREGRVGIPSLTSTDYVNTIPTEQEPWFPGDEEVERRYRAWIRWNAAMTVHRAQRPGVGVGGHISTYASSATLYEVGFNWFFRGKDHPGGGDQVFFQGHASPGMYARAYLEGRLSENQLDGFRQEYSHAGPGAGLPSYPHPRLMPDFWEYPTVSMGLGPMNAIYQARFNHYLHDRGIKDTSDQRVWAFLGDGEMDEPESRGLIHVAANEGLDNLTFVINCNLQRLDGPVRGNGKIIQELEAFFRGAGWNVIKVIWGREWDTLLHGDRDGALVNLMNTTPDGDYQTYKANDGAYVREHFFGRDPRTKELVVNLDDTAIWNLKRGGHDYRKVYAAYKAATETNGQPTVILAKTIKGYNLGPHFAGRNATHQMKKMTLDDLKGFRDTLRIPISDAELEKDPYLPPYFHPGPESPEIQYLSERRRQLGGFVPERRSKAKALVLPGDKVYDVIRRGSGKQEVATTMAFVRLVRDLAKDQEIGPRIVPIIPDEARTFGMDSMFPTQKIYNRNGQLYTSVDAKLMLAYKESDKGQILHEGINEAGSTASFTAVGTSYATHGEPMIPIYIFYSMFGFQRTGDGLWAAADQMARGFVLGATAGRTTLTGEGLQHADGHSLLLASTNPAVVAYDPAWSFEVAHIVKDGLRRMYGDQAEDIYYYLTIYNEPYQQPAEPEDLDVEGLLRGLYHYAGAPAGNGPKAQILGSGVGLPWALKAQQLLNDEWGVQAHVWSATSYSELRREAVEIDRHNLLHPEAEPRVPYVTSVLSETEGPVVAVSDWMRAVPDMIRPWVPGDMVTLGTDGFGFSDTRTAARRHFLVDAESIVVGVLAALARRGEVDKAKVVEATRKYQLDDVSAAGPDTSDPGVA; encoded by the coding sequence TTGGCCCCGCAATCCAACTCAAACAACAGGGTGCACGTTATCCGCGACGGCCTCGCCGCTCACCTGCCCGATATCGACCCCGAGGAGACGTCAGAGTGGCTCGAGTCGTTCGACGCCGTCCTGAAGGACGGTGGGCAGCAGCGCGCTCGCTACCTGATGCTCCGGCTGCTCGAGCGCGCGCGTGAGGGCCGGGTCGGCATCCCGTCGCTGACGAGCACCGACTACGTCAACACCATCCCCACCGAGCAGGAGCCGTGGTTCCCCGGTGACGAAGAGGTCGAGCGTCGTTACCGTGCGTGGATCCGGTGGAACGCGGCGATGACCGTGCACCGGGCGCAGCGGCCCGGCGTGGGTGTCGGTGGACACATTTCGACCTACGCCTCGTCCGCGACGCTCTACGAGGTCGGCTTCAACTGGTTCTTCCGTGGCAAAGACCACCCCGGCGGGGGAGACCAGGTCTTCTTCCAGGGCCACGCGTCGCCCGGCATGTACGCGCGCGCGTACCTGGAGGGCAGGCTCTCGGAGAACCAGCTCGACGGGTTCCGCCAGGAGTACTCGCACGCCGGGCCGGGCGCCGGGCTGCCGTCGTACCCGCACCCGCGGTTGATGCCGGACTTCTGGGAGTACCCGACGGTGTCGATGGGCCTCGGCCCGATGAACGCCATCTACCAGGCCCGGTTCAACCACTACCTGCACGACCGGGGCATCAAGGACACGTCCGACCAGCGAGTATGGGCGTTCCTCGGCGACGGTGAGATGGACGAGCCGGAGTCGCGCGGCCTGATCCACGTCGCGGCCAACGAGGGACTGGACAACCTGACCTTCGTGATCAACTGCAACCTGCAGCGCCTCGACGGCCCGGTCCGCGGCAACGGCAAGATCATCCAGGAGCTGGAGGCGTTCTTCCGCGGCGCGGGCTGGAACGTCATCAAGGTCATCTGGGGCCGCGAGTGGGACACCCTGCTGCACGGCGACCGCGACGGCGCGCTGGTCAACCTGATGAACACCACGCCGGACGGCGACTACCAGACCTACAAGGCCAACGACGGCGCCTACGTCCGTGAGCACTTCTTCGGCCGCGACCCGCGGACCAAGGAACTCGTGGTCAACCTGGACGACACGGCGATCTGGAACCTCAAGCGCGGTGGCCACGACTACCGCAAGGTCTACGCGGCGTACAAGGCGGCCACGGAGACCAACGGCCAGCCGACGGTGATCCTGGCGAAGACGATCAAGGGATACAACCTGGGTCCGCACTTCGCCGGCCGCAACGCCACGCACCAGATGAAGAAGATGACCCTCGACGACCTGAAGGGCTTCCGCGACACGCTGCGGATCCCGATCAGCGACGCCGAGCTGGAGAAGGACCCGTACCTGCCGCCGTACTTCCACCCGGGCCCGGAGTCGCCGGAGATCCAGTACCTGTCCGAGCGGCGCCGCCAGCTGGGCGGGTTCGTGCCGGAGCGGCGGTCCAAGGCCAAGGCGCTGGTGCTGCCGGGCGACAAGGTCTACGACGTGATCCGGCGCGGGTCGGGCAAGCAGGAGGTCGCCACCACGATGGCGTTCGTCCGGCTGGTCCGCGACCTGGCCAAGGACCAGGAGATCGGGCCGAGGATCGTGCCGATCATCCCGGACGAGGCGCGCACGTTCGGCATGGACTCGATGTTCCCGACGCAGAAGATCTACAACCGCAACGGCCAGCTGTACACGTCGGTCGACGCGAAGCTCATGCTCGCCTACAAGGAGAGCGACAAGGGCCAGATCCTGCACGAGGGCATCAACGAGGCCGGGTCGACGGCGTCGTTCACCGCGGTGGGCACGTCGTACGCCACGCACGGCGAGCCGATGATCCCGATCTACATCTTCTACTCGATGTTCGGTTTCCAGCGCACCGGCGACGGCCTGTGGGCCGCCGCGGACCAGATGGCGCGCGGTTTCGTGCTCGGCGCCACGGCGGGTCGTACGACGCTGACCGGTGAGGGCCTGCAGCACGCCGACGGGCACTCGTTGCTGCTGGCGTCGACCAACCCGGCGGTTGTCGCGTACGACCCCGCGTGGTCGTTCGAGGTCGCGCACATCGTCAAGGACGGTCTGCGCCGGATGTACGGCGACCAGGCCGAGGACATCTACTACTACCTGACCATCTACAACGAGCCGTACCAGCAGCCCGCCGAGCCGGAGGATCTGGACGTCGAGGGCCTGCTGCGTGGGCTGTATCACTACGCGGGCGCTCCGGCGGGCAACGGCCCGAAGGCGCAGATCCTCGGCTCCGGTGTGGGTCTGCCGTGGGCGTTGAAGGCCCAGCAGTTGCTCAACGACGAGTGGGGCGTGCAGGCCCATGTGTGGTCCGCCACGTCGTACTCGGAGCTGCGTCGTGAGGCCGTCGAGATCGACCGGCACAACCTGCTGCACCCGGAGGCCGAGCCTCGCGTGCCGTACGTGACGTCGGTGCTCTCGGAGACCGAGGGCCCGGTCGTGGCGGTGTCGGACTGGATGCGCGCGGTTCCGGACATGATCCGGCCGTGGGTGCCCGGCGACATGGTGACCCTGGGCACGGACGGGTTCGGCTTCTCCGACACCCGCACGGCCGCGCGTCGCCACTTCCTCGTGGACGCCGAGTCGATCGTCGTGGGTGTGCTGGCCGCGCTGGCCCGCCGCGGCGAGGTCGACAAGGCCAAGGTGGTCGAGGCGACCAGGAAGTATCAGCTGGACGACGTGTCCGCCGCCGGTCCGGACACCTCGGACCCCGGCGTGGCCTGA
- a CDS encoding MFS transporter, with protein MTRERVPSEVWVLVSAGFLVAIGFGMMAPVVPAFATTFGVGVTAASFVVSAFAIVRLAFAPVGGKLVARYNERPVLMSGLVINAAATAACGWASSYWQLVGFRAVAGIGSVMFTVSAVGLVLRVSPIGLRGRVSGLWSTSFLLGNMAGPLVGGVFAGASIRLPFLIYGCGTMLAAVLIWVLLKRSGSGADPSTLDLPEFTVRQAIRYRAYRATLLSSFTVGWISFGVRYSLIPLYVVATLHESSTTAGIGLSIYAVGTASVLLIAGRIADLRGRKPVVLTGLAILTAGAVALGLAPSTPWFFVASLIAGFGSGLVSPAQTATVADVIGTGVRGAPVLAFFQMAADFGAIVGPLAAGAIADWWSYRAAFVTCGVISLLALAVWSAAPETLAGGQRRPPAKASGKDDGQATPGSEVSGPAADTSSS; from the coding sequence GTGACGCGTGAGCGCGTGCCGAGCGAGGTGTGGGTCCTGGTCTCGGCCGGATTCCTCGTCGCCATCGGATTCGGGATGATGGCACCGGTCGTGCCCGCGTTCGCCACGACGTTCGGTGTCGGTGTCACGGCGGCCTCCTTCGTGGTCAGCGCGTTCGCGATCGTCCGGCTGGCCTTCGCGCCGGTCGGCGGGAAACTCGTCGCCAGGTACAACGAGCGGCCGGTTCTGATGAGCGGGCTGGTGATCAACGCGGCGGCCACCGCGGCGTGCGGGTGGGCGTCGTCGTACTGGCAGCTGGTCGGTTTCCGGGCGGTCGCGGGCATCGGCTCGGTGATGTTCACCGTGTCCGCCGTCGGCCTTGTGCTGCGGGTGAGCCCGATCGGCCTGCGCGGCAGGGTTTCCGGACTGTGGTCGACGAGTTTCCTGTTGGGCAACATGGCCGGGCCGTTGGTCGGCGGCGTGTTCGCGGGCGCGTCGATCCGATTACCGTTCCTCATCTACGGCTGCGGGACGATGCTCGCGGCCGTGCTGATCTGGGTGCTGCTCAAGCGATCAGGCAGCGGCGCCGATCCGTCCACTTTGGATCTTCCTGAGTTCACGGTGCGCCAGGCGATCCGTTACCGGGCGTATCGGGCGACACTGCTGTCGTCGTTCACCGTCGGCTGGATCTCGTTCGGTGTCCGGTACTCGCTGATCCCGCTGTACGTGGTCGCCACGCTGCACGAGTCCAGCACGACCGCGGGCATCGGACTGTCGATCTACGCCGTCGGCACGGCGTCCGTCCTGCTCATCGCGGGCCGGATCGCCGACCTGCGCGGCCGCAAACCCGTGGTGCTGACCGGGCTGGCGATCCTCACGGCCGGCGCGGTCGCGCTGGGCCTCGCGCCGTCGACGCCGTGGTTCTTCGTGGCGTCGCTCATCGCCGGGTTCGGCTCCGGCCTGGTCAGCCCGGCGCAGACGGCGACGGTGGCCGACGTGATCGGCACCGGTGTGCGCGGCGCGCCGGTGCTGGCGTTCTTCCAGATGGCCGCCGACTTCGGAGCCATCGTCGGCCCGCTCGCCGCGGGCGCGATCGCCGACTGGTGGTCCTACCGGGCCGCGTTCGTCACGTGCGGCGTGATCTCCCTGCTGGCCCTCGCGGTGTGGTCGGCGGCCCCGGAAACACTCGCGGGCGGCCAGCGGAGGCCGCCCGCGAAGGCTTCCGGCAAGGACGACGGTCAGGCCACGCCGGGGTCCGAGGTGTCCGGACCGGCGGCGGACACGTCGTCCAGCTGA
- a CDS encoding M14 family metallopeptidase: MGISGKLAALTAAGLLLSGLPALAAADEVPRTGFEQSNGARWTTTAEEHALLDRLSRKVDVSQIGTTVQGRPLNLVRVGRGGPTTVLFLCSQHGDEPAGREACLIKIRDLAYRKDSVPAGTNLLFVPTANPDGREANTRGNANGVDINRDHIALETPEGRAAAAVIRDYQPDVVHDLHEFGPRPLVYDKDVLWLWPRNLNVHKRVHDESETLSRSYIRTAVESRGLTSGVYGILVDPETGEPTQQIAGDGQERILRNTTGLKHSLGLLVETNDAPNPGEDQPAAARRRVASHLYGVSGTLGLVKERRGQLEAATTISRVTAPFDRGPIYFGGADNETPPASKVEPNPPCGYKLTAEQYAQVKDKLALHGVQSRRDGTGRLVALAQQARPLIPLLLDARADFELVQGIPSKHC; the protein is encoded by the coding sequence ATGGGCATATCCGGAAAACTGGCCGCGTTGACGGCGGCAGGCCTGCTGCTGTCCGGCTTACCCGCACTCGCCGCCGCGGACGAAGTGCCCCGAACGGGGTTCGAGCAGTCGAACGGCGCGCGATGGACCACGACGGCCGAGGAGCACGCGCTGCTCGACCGGCTGAGCCGCAAGGTGGACGTCAGCCAGATCGGGACGACCGTGCAGGGCCGCCCGCTGAACCTCGTCCGGGTCGGGCGCGGCGGGCCGACGACAGTGCTGTTCCTGTGCTCGCAGCACGGCGACGAACCGGCCGGGCGGGAAGCGTGCCTGATCAAGATCCGGGATCTGGCCTACCGCAAGGACTCCGTGCCCGCGGGGACGAACCTGCTGTTCGTGCCGACGGCGAATCCCGACGGCCGTGAAGCGAACACGCGCGGCAACGCCAACGGCGTGGACATCAACCGCGACCACATCGCCCTGGAGACACCGGAAGGCCGCGCGGCCGCGGCGGTGATCCGCGACTACCAGCCGGATGTCGTGCACGACCTGCACGAGTTCGGGCCGCGTCCCCTGGTGTACGACAAGGACGTGCTGTGGCTGTGGCCACGCAACCTCAACGTGCACAAGCGTGTTCACGACGAGTCCGAGACGTTGTCGCGTTCGTACATCCGGACCGCCGTGGAGTCGCGCGGCCTGACCAGTGGCGTGTACGGCATCCTCGTCGACCCGGAAACCGGTGAGCCGACGCAGCAGATCGCGGGCGACGGGCAGGAACGCATCCTGCGCAACACCACGGGGTTGAAGCACAGTCTCGGTCTGCTCGTGGAAACCAACGACGCCCCCAACCCCGGCGAGGACCAGCCCGCAGCCGCCCGGCGCCGGGTCGCTTCCCACCTGTACGGGGTGAGCGGGACTTTGGGGCTGGTCAAGGAAAGGCGTGGACAGCTGGAGGCGGCGACCACGATCAGCCGGGTGACCGCGCCGTTCGACCGTGGCCCGATCTACTTCGGCGGCGCCGACAACGAGACCCCACCGGCGAGCAAGGTCGAGCCGAACCCGCCCTGTGGCTACAAGTTGACCGCCGAGCAGTACGCACAGGTCAAGGACAAGCTTGCACTGCACGGAGTGCAGTCACGCCGTGACGGTACGGGCAGGCTGGTTGCGTTGGCACAGCAAGCGAGGCCGTTGATCCCGTTGTTGCTGGACGCGCGAGCCGACTTCGAACTGGTACAGGGTATACCTAGTAAGCACTGCTAA